A genomic stretch from Falco cherrug isolate bFalChe1 chromosome 1, bFalChe1.pri, whole genome shotgun sequence includes:
- the PLA2G12A gene encoding group XIIA secretory phospholipase A2, translating to MARAPLLVLVLAACAWLGPRPARCQEAPQTPDWRMTLKTIRNGVHKIDVYLNAALDLLGGEDGLCQYKCGDGSKPFPRYGYKPSPPNGCGSPLFGVQFDIGIPSMTKCCNHHDRCYDTCGNKKNDCDEQFQSCLSKICRDVQKTLGISESVQACESAVQLLFDAVIHLGCKPYLDSQRAACMCRYEDKTDL from the exons ATGGCCCGCGCCccgctgctggtgctggtgctggcgGCCTGCGCCTGGCTGGGCCCGCGGCCGGCGCGCTGCCAGGAGGCGCCGCAGACTCCCGACTGGCGGATGACGCTGAAAACCATCCGCAACGGGGTGCACAAGATCGACGTGTACCTCAACGCGGCCCTCGACCTGCTGGGCGGCGAGGACGGCCTCTGCCAGTACAAGTGCGGCGACG GATCAAAGCCCTTTCCTCGCTACGGATATAAACCATCACCACCAAATGGTTGTGGATCCCCTCTATTTGGAGTTCAG TTTGACATTGGTATCCCTTCGATGACAAAGTGCTGCAATCACCACGACAGATGCTATGATACTTGtggcaacaaaaaaaatgattgTGATGAGCAGTTTCAGTCCTGCCTCTCCAAAATTTGCAGAGATGTGCAGAAAACACTTGGAATCTCAGAGAGTGTCCAGG CTTGTGAATCAGCTGTTCAGCTGTTGTTTGATGCAGTTATACATTTAGGATGTAAACCATATCTGGACAGCCAGCGAGCTGCATGTATGTGTCGTTACGAGGATAAAACAGATCTCTGA
- the CASP6 gene encoding caspase-6, producing the protein MSGGERRRPAGHVRLDSRPALSTTDGNQNITEVDALDIRQTLDPAVQYRMNHQRRGIALIFNHEHFFWHLRLPDRRGTLADRNNLKRSLTDLGFEVRLFDDLKAEDVLQKIYEASKDDHSNADCFVCVFLSHGENDHVYAYDAQIKIEAITDMFRGDKCQSLVGKPKIFIIQACRGDKHDDPVIAQDSIDSSDESIVNETEVDAAGVYTLPAGADFIMCYSVAQGYFSHRETVNGSWYIQDLCEALRKHGSSLEFTELLTVVNRKVSHRKVDVCRDINAIGKKQIPCFASMLTKKLYFHPKSK; encoded by the exons ATGtcgggcggggagcggcggcggccggcag GCCACGTCCGGTTGGATAGCAGACCTGCATTATCCACCACAG ATGGAAATCAGAACATCACAGAAGTAGATGCACTTGATATAAG ACAAACACTTGATCCTGCAGTGCAATACAGAATGAACCATCAAAGAAGAGGAATTGCGTTAATCTTCAATCATGAGCACTTTTTTTGGCATTTAAGGCTGCCTGACAGACGTGGGACTCTTGCAGACAGAAACAATCTGAAACGCAG TTTGACAGACCTTGGGTTTGAAGTCAGACTTTTTGATGATCTGAAAGCGGAAGATGTGCTGCAGAAAATTTATGAAG CCTCGAAGGATGACCACAGTAATGCTGACTGCTTTGTTTGTGTCTTCCTGAGTCATGGTGAGAACGATCATGTTTATGCATATGATGCTCAAATCAAAATTGAGGCAATCACAGACATGTTTAGAGGAGACAAGTGCCAGAGTCTGGTAGGAAAACCGAAGATATTTATCATTCAG GCGTGTCGAGGTGATAAACATGATGATCCAGTTATTGCTCAGGATTCAATAGACAGCAGTGATGAATCCATTGTCAATGAGACTGAAGTGGATGCAGCTGGTGTCTATACCCTGCCTGCTGGTGCAGACTTTATCATGTGCTACTCTGTGGCGCAAG GTTACTTTTCTCATCGTGAAACTGTAAATGGCTCCTGGTACATTCAAGATTTGTGTGAGGCGCTTAGGAAGCATGGCTCTTCCTTGGAGTTCACAGAACTTCTTACTGTTGTTAACAGGAAAGTATCTCATCGCAAAGTGGATGTGTGCAGAGACATTAATgctataggaaaaaaacagattccTTGTTTTGCCTCAATGTTAactaaaaaattgtattttcatcCAAAATCTAAGTAG
- the MCUB gene encoding calcium uniporter regulatory subunit MCUb, mitochondrial isoform X2: MLAGLGRAVRSGCERRPPGLRGGRAGCPLASAPQVRLWRHAGARRGWPGAPYSMLVPSDEVTINYRHGLPVITLTLPSRSERCQFAVKPMMTTVGAFLQDVQKEDKGIERLEVFTTDGSKVSSAALMEVLLMNDFKLVINDTTYSVSPPVKDKLSSEHATEMEDIKSLVHRLFVALHLEDHQIRKERELLQKVDHLKEELLPLEQMKARITGSADAKTSRLLWVGLALMSTQGGALAWLTWWVYSWDIMEPVTYFITYGSAMAFYAYFVLTKQDYIYPDAKDRQFLHYFYRKSKTQHFNVERYNKLKDDLAEAEESLKRLRQPLHLRLPIQEINNKD; encoded by the exons gtgcGGCTGTGGAGGCACGCCGGAGCGCGGAGGGGCTGGCCGGGAGCACCGTACAGCATGCTGGTGCCATCTGATG AAGTAACTATTAATTACAGACATGGTCTTCCTGTGATAACTCTTACGCTCCCCTCAAGAAGTGAACGCTGTCAGTTTGCCGTTAAGCCAATGATGACCACTGTAGGGGCATTCCTGCAGGATGTGCaaaaagaagataaaggaaTTGAGAGACTGGAAGTCTTTACAACAG ATGGTAGCAAGGTTTCGAGTGCAGCCTTGATGGAGGTCTTACTGATGAATGACTTCAAACTTGTTATCAATGACACAACGTACAGTGTGTCACCTCCTGTAAAAG ataagCTGAGTAGTGAGCATGCTACTGAAATGGAAGATATCAAATCTTTGGTCCACAGATTGTTTGTGGCTCTACATTTAGAAGATCACCAGAtcaggaaagagagagaattgCTACAGAAAGTGGACCATCTGAAAGaagagctgctgcctcttgAACAG aTGAAAGCCAGAATCACTGGCAGCGCTGATGCAAAGACCTCCAGGCTTCTGTGGGTTGGCCTAGCTCTGATGTCAACACAGGGGGGAGCGCTGGCATGGCTCACATGGTGGGTCTATTCCTGGGACATCATGGAGCCGGTCACATACTTCATTACTTATGGGAGTGCCATGGCTTTCTATGCCTACTTTGTTCTTACTAAGCAG GACTACATTTACCCCGATGCTAAAGACAGGCAGTTCCTCCACTACTTCTATCGGAAAtccaaaacccagcattttAATGTGGAACGATATAACAAGCTCAAAGACGACCTAGCAGAG GCAGAAGAATCCTTGAAGCGTCTCCGCCAACCTCTGCATCTGAGGCTTCCAATCCAGGAAATCAATAACAAGGACTGA